From the genome of Terriglobales bacterium, one region includes:
- a CDS encoding L-rhamnose/proton symporter RhaT, whose protein sequence is MPQTAFGLFLLVLAGAMNGSFTLPMKFTRKWAWENTWLVWTLFALFVFPIVLSFGTVPGLMDLYRRPGAAAIAAGVAAFGFSWGLSQIFLGLAVDGVGMALSFAVILGLSAAVGSIVPLVKDHPEQIATRGGLAVIAGIVIVLIGVGICGAAGKMRENVAAGSHKISLAKGLFFCTISGVGSAFVNLGLTYGHPLVTDAAAAGASANSANNAAWLPLMLAGGIPNLAYCFYLMNKNRTLGRLSVPGTSAHWPLAVTMALLWFGSTVIYGVAASKMGDLGTIIGWPIFMSLIVIAATFWGIVTGEWKQAGPRPLRILALGVVVLVISIFVLSAASRMV, encoded by the coding sequence ATGCCACAAACGGCATTCGGGTTGTTCCTCCTGGTATTGGCGGGAGCGATGAACGGCAGCTTCACCCTGCCGATGAAATTCACTCGCAAGTGGGCCTGGGAGAATACCTGGCTGGTCTGGACGCTGTTTGCGCTGTTCGTTTTCCCCATTGTCCTTAGCTTCGGAACCGTTCCCGGCTTGATGGACCTCTACCGCCGCCCGGGTGCGGCCGCCATCGCAGCGGGCGTGGCGGCGTTCGGTTTTTCCTGGGGCCTCTCCCAAATATTCTTGGGGCTGGCGGTGGATGGCGTCGGCATGGCTCTCTCTTTTGCCGTAATCCTGGGCCTCTCGGCGGCTGTGGGATCGATCGTTCCTCTGGTTAAGGATCACCCTGAGCAGATCGCCACTCGAGGTGGCCTGGCAGTGATCGCCGGAATTGTGATCGTTCTGATTGGAGTGGGCATTTGTGGCGCAGCCGGGAAGATGCGCGAGAACGTCGCAGCTGGATCGCACAAGATTTCCCTGGCCAAGGGTTTGTTTTTCTGCACCATCAGCGGAGTCGGTTCAGCGTTTGTGAATCTGGGACTGACCTACGGACACCCCCTTGTGACCGATGCGGCAGCCGCCGGCGCCTCTGCCAATTCCGCCAACAATGCCGCGTGGCTGCCGTTGATGCTCGCAGGAGGCATTCCCAACCTCGCGTACTGCTTCTATCTGATGAACAAGAATCGTACCCTCGGGCGTTTGTCCGTTCCCGGGACATCCGCGCACTGGCCTCTGGCTGTCACCATGGCCCTGCTGTGGTTTGGCAGCACGGTGATCTACGGGGTTGCCGCCAGCAAAATGGGGGACTTAGGGACCATTATCGGCTGGCCTATCTTCATGTCTCTCATCGTCATTGCCGCCACCTTTTGGGGGATCGTGACGGGCGAGTGGAAGCAGGCGGGACCGCGTCCGTTGAGAATCCTCGCGCTAGGCGTCGTCGTGCTGGTGATTTCCATCTTCGTTCTTTCTGCCGCCAGCCGCATGGTGTGA
- a CDS encoding radical SAM protein: MGFNYFHYAKSAFRPISLESVFLFVTSNCNSLCRTCFYWDELNQGRDLSFQQIEKLSLSAPRFHKLWLSGGEPFMRKDLAEIIELFYINNQMRHVNLPTNGLLPAKLDAVITHLLERCPELVIDLNFSLDGLANTHDAIRGVPNNFQKTVATMEMVAAKWKRVRRLRRNVVSCVTSENYRELVTLGLKMMGEANPDGHYFEIIRGNPMDPGLKRIPREDLSRLHRELMWFHDRYADRLFSHLGQAARCLARAYYLGNIRLHFDIHEQNHYSDKAWPMPCTAGQTTIVIDHDGHFRACELRPKLARLQDFDFDLTAAMNSREMKDEIAAIPSAKCWCTHSCWIHTSSKFSPKVLLFHIPWAYLKHRWRRLPEIKATEIEPFRVKDSPLAS, from the coding sequence GTGGGGTTTAACTATTTTCATTACGCGAAGAGTGCATTCCGCCCGATTTCGCTGGAGTCGGTCTTTCTGTTCGTCACCTCCAATTGCAATTCACTGTGCCGCACCTGCTTCTATTGGGACGAGCTGAACCAGGGCCGTGATCTCAGCTTCCAACAGATCGAGAAACTCAGTCTCAGCGCGCCTCGGTTTCACAAGCTCTGGCTTTCGGGCGGCGAGCCCTTCATGCGCAAGGATCTGGCCGAGATTATTGAGCTGTTCTACATCAACAACCAGATGCGCCATGTGAATCTCCCCACCAATGGCCTGCTTCCCGCCAAGCTGGATGCGGTGATTACGCATCTGCTCGAACGCTGCCCTGAGCTGGTAATTGATTTGAACTTTTCGCTCGACGGTCTGGCCAACACACACGACGCCATCCGTGGCGTTCCCAACAATTTTCAGAAGACAGTGGCCACGATGGAGATGGTGGCGGCGAAATGGAAGCGTGTACGGCGGCTGCGGCGCAATGTCGTCAGTTGTGTCACCTCAGAGAATTACCGCGAACTGGTCACGCTCGGCCTGAAGATGATGGGGGAAGCCAATCCGGATGGCCATTATTTCGAGATTATTCGCGGCAATCCCATGGACCCGGGGCTGAAGCGAATTCCCCGAGAAGATTTGAGCAGACTGCATCGGGAGTTGATGTGGTTTCACGACCGCTATGCGGACAGGCTGTTCTCACATCTGGGGCAGGCGGCACGCTGTCTGGCGCGGGCCTACTATCTGGGAAATATCAGGCTTCACTTCGACATTCACGAGCAAAATCATTACAGCGACAAAGCCTGGCCGATGCCGTGTACGGCTGGGCAAACTACAATCGTCATTGACCATGACGGCCACTTCCGCGCCTGCGAATTGCGGCCGAAGCTGGCGCGTTTGCAGGACTTTGACTTCGATCTGACAGCAGCGATGAATTCTCGCGAGATGAAGGATGAAATTGCTGCCATCCCGAGCGCCAAATGCTGGTGCACGCATTCATGTTGGATACATACCTCCTCAAAATTCAGCCCCAAGGTTCTGCTGTTCCATATTCCGTGGGCCTATCTGAAGCACCGCTGGCGCCGCCTACCCGAAATCAAGGCCACGGAAATTGAACCCTTCAGGGTGAAGGACTCGCCCCTGGCGTCGTAG
- a CDS encoding alpha/beta hydrolase domain-containing protein, with amino-acid sequence MRPFRSWVFLSAFVFWFTTGAIAKVDRVEITRRSDVLEGKAFGLAGRYEKIVGRVYFKVRPDNPHNRRIIDLDKAERNASGEVEFSADFYVLRPRNGGNHVALFEVSNRGRKSILAIANRGTTSFDPTQESDFGDGFLMENGYTVAWLGWQWDVRDEPGLLHLYAPIAKDSAGPIRGLVRSDFTPSAKTLDAPVGHVLTTPSGTVGGIGYPVADPANPQNVLTVRDSATAPRRVIPRTQWDFAREVDHKVVPDKRYIHLKTGFEAGKIYEVVYVAQDPAVAGLGLAAVRDFISYLKHGEAAVAPVRYAYGVGISQSGRFLRHFLYQDFNDDEQGQQVFDGIIAHVAGAGRGSFNHRFAQPSRDAQPMSSVFYPTDIFPFTDLPEADVTGSKGGGLLDATTVSNTVPKIFFTNTSYEYWSRAASLIHTDAQGKLDARVSDHVRIYLLAGLQHFTGPFPPAHGDGEYKCQQKTNPNPVAFFWRALITDMDQWAREGIAPPASVYPHLADASLVPPAKLLFPRIPGVKLPQDVNLGWRLDFGPDWNRGIISNEPPKVLGSYPALVPQVDKDGNDLGGVRLPSLTVPLATYTGWNLRDPSIGAPTQRCSFVGSYIPFAKTAADRRKTGDPRLSITERYQSRAQYMGLYAEAALALIKQRFLLQRDLAPILERGEQEWMEANK; translated from the coding sequence GTGCGGCCATTCCGATCCTGGGTTTTCCTTTCGGCATTTGTTTTCTGGTTTACAACCGGCGCGATTGCAAAGGTAGATCGCGTCGAGATCACACGGCGCAGCGATGTGCTGGAAGGCAAGGCGTTCGGACTGGCGGGACGTTACGAAAAGATTGTGGGACGCGTGTATTTCAAAGTCCGTCCCGACAATCCTCACAATCGCCGGATCATCGATCTCGACAAGGCGGAACGCAACGCGAGTGGTGAAGTCGAGTTTTCGGCCGATTTCTACGTGCTGCGGCCCAGGAACGGCGGCAATCACGTGGCCTTGTTCGAGGTTTCCAACCGTGGCCGCAAGAGCATTCTCGCCATTGCCAACCGCGGGACCACCAGCTTCGATCCCACTCAGGAATCAGACTTCGGCGACGGCTTTCTGATGGAAAACGGCTACACCGTGGCCTGGCTCGGCTGGCAATGGGACGTTCGCGATGAGCCCGGTTTACTCCATCTCTATGCGCCTATAGCCAAAGATTCCGCAGGCCCGATTCGCGGCCTGGTTCGGAGTGATTTCACACCGTCGGCTAAAACACTCGATGCGCCCGTGGGACACGTTCTCACCACTCCGAGTGGAACCGTGGGCGGGATCGGTTACCCGGTTGCCGATCCTGCCAATCCGCAGAATGTCCTCACCGTACGCGATTCGGCAACCGCACCACGACGAGTCATTCCGCGAACGCAGTGGGATTTTGCCCGCGAGGTGGATCACAAAGTTGTTCCCGACAAGCGCTACATTCATCTCAAGACCGGCTTCGAGGCGGGGAAGATCTATGAAGTGGTTTACGTGGCGCAGGATCCTGCAGTCGCCGGGCTAGGGCTGGCTGCCGTGCGCGACTTCATCTCTTACTTGAAGCACGGTGAGGCCGCGGTGGCGCCCGTGCGCTATGCCTACGGCGTCGGCATCTCCCAGAGCGGACGCTTTCTCCGGCATTTTCTTTATCAGGATTTCAACGACGATGAACAGGGCCAGCAGGTCTTCGATGGCATAATCGCACACGTTGCCGGAGCCGGCCGCGGCAGCTTCAACCATCGTTTCGCCCAACCCTCCCGGGATGCGCAGCCGATGTCCTCGGTCTTCTACCCGACCGATATTTTCCCCTTCACCGACCTGCCCGAAGCGGATGTGACCGGCAGCAAGGGAGGCGGACTCCTGGATGCCACAACCGTCTCCAATACTGTTCCTAAGATTTTCTTCACCAATACCTCGTACGAGTACTGGTCGCGTGCCGCTTCATTGATCCATACCGATGCGCAAGGCAAACTGGATGCCAGGGTGTCGGACCATGTCCGGATTTACCTCCTGGCCGGCCTGCAGCATTTCACTGGGCCGTTTCCGCCGGCTCACGGCGACGGCGAATACAAGTGCCAGCAGAAGACTAATCCCAACCCGGTCGCGTTTTTCTGGCGGGCATTGATCACAGATATGGACCAGTGGGCGCGAGAAGGAATTGCACCACCGGCGAGCGTCTATCCACACCTGGCGGATGCTAGCCTGGTGCCACCAGCGAAGCTGCTCTTTCCGCGTATACCCGGAGTCAAACTTCCCCAGGACGTGAATCTGGGTTGGCGGCTGGATTTCGGGCCGGACTGGAATCGCGGAATCATAAGTAACGAGCCTCCCAAAGTTCTCGGCTCCTATCCCGCGCTTGTTCCGCAGGTGGATAAGGACGGCAACGATTTGGGGGGCGTGCGGCTGCCGTCATTGACAGTGCCGCTGGCGACATATACGGGATGGAATTTGCGCGATCCCTCGATTGGCGCTCCCACGCAGCGCTGCAGCTTCGTGGGTTCCTACATTCCATTTGCCAAGACCGCGGCCGACCGCCGCAAGACCGGCGATCCCCGGCTCTCCATCACTGAACGCTACCAAAGCCGCGCGCAGTACATGGGACTCTACGCGGAAGCGGCCCTGGCTCTAATCAAACAGCGGTTCCTTCTACAACGAGACTTAGCCCCAATCCTGGAGCGTGGCGAGCAGGAGTGGATGGAGGCGAATAAGTAG
- a CDS encoding PP2C family protein-serine/threonine phosphatase has translation MSVAQQERDSRQLPAQPGPPPREPNFFRRIENFWERVTEGLELEQLWAQFKQEARVGYQLYSREVQPQESRRTARDWFQLITQFFWSIIMKLSPAKRVLLLVGLALMLIPGEIPGEKGPHVLGDFHFYGALIFLLLLVLEIADRVTMKRDLQIAREIQMWLVPEVSPALPGLDVAFITRPANTVAGDYYDIFLRDGSNPGKVLMAVADVAGKSVPAALLMATFQASLRTLSATSSTMPELAAGLNKYACENSRGGVRFTTAFLAEFDPTTRELTYSNAGHNAPMLRRVSGAMTRLEAGGLPLGIQQPTVYQTAIERLSPGDMLLIFTDGVIEAVNESGQEYGEDRLKVLLQSSTGLAASAFVDRLMRDLDAFTGAASQHDDITCMVVRLVETAEGQSTIG, from the coding sequence ATGTCCGTCGCCCAGCAAGAACGAGACAGCCGGCAGCTACCTGCTCAGCCTGGCCCGCCGCCACGCGAACCCAATTTCTTCCGCAGGATTGAGAACTTCTGGGAGCGTGTAACGGAAGGTCTGGAACTGGAGCAGTTGTGGGCGCAGTTCAAGCAAGAGGCGCGCGTCGGCTATCAGCTCTATTCGCGGGAGGTGCAGCCGCAGGAAAGCCGGCGTACGGCTCGTGACTGGTTCCAACTGATCACCCAGTTCTTCTGGTCGATCATCATGAAGCTCTCTCCCGCCAAGCGGGTGCTCCTCCTGGTAGGACTGGCCCTGATGCTAATTCCTGGTGAGATCCCAGGCGAGAAGGGTCCACACGTTCTTGGCGACTTTCATTTCTATGGAGCGCTGATTTTCCTTCTGCTGCTGGTTTTGGAAATTGCGGATCGCGTGACCATGAAGCGCGATCTGCAGATTGCGCGCGAGATTCAGATGTGGCTGGTGCCCGAGGTTTCACCTGCGCTCCCGGGGCTCGATGTCGCTTTTATTACTCGTCCGGCGAATACCGTAGCCGGGGATTATTACGACATTTTCCTGCGCGATGGCTCGAATCCAGGAAAAGTTCTGATGGCGGTTGCCGACGTTGCGGGCAAAAGTGTTCCAGCCGCTTTGCTTATGGCCACGTTTCAGGCGAGCTTGCGAACTCTGAGCGCGACGTCATCTACCATGCCCGAGCTCGCCGCCGGCCTGAATAAATATGCCTGTGAGAACAGCCGGGGAGGAGTGCGCTTCACGACCGCGTTCCTGGCGGAATTTGACCCCACCACGCGCGAGTTGACATACAGCAACGCCGGACACAATGCTCCCATGCTGCGCCGCGTATCGGGCGCAATGACACGGCTGGAAGCTGGTGGACTCCCACTTGGAATCCAGCAGCCCACCGTCTACCAGACCGCGATCGAAAGACTTTCGCCCGGCGATATGTTGCTGATCTTCACCGACGGAGTGATCGAGGCGGTGAACGAGTCCGGACAGGAGTACGGAGAGGACCGGCTGAAGGTCCTGCTGCAAAGCAGTACGGGTCTCGCTGCCAGTGCCTTCGTCGACCGACTGATGCGTGATCTGGACGCCTTCACTGGCGCAGCCAGCCAGCACGATGACATCACCTGCATGGTGGTGCGCCTGGTGGAGACAGCGGAAGGACAAAGTACGATCGGGTAA
- a CDS encoding ABC transporter substrate-binding protein, translated as MPQSFFPTRIVSLQPSATVILKCLGLLDRLVACTKYCADVCPEVDDGQRILVHDSWTAQAQQILAAKPDLVIASVPYQEKAVAEILRAGVSFLGLAPHSLNDIYGDIAKIAGVLGEPGRAESVIKQMKADIAEVESRARGCERPLVFCEEWGKPIIHSQAWVAELVGAAGGEFLGEPGKQTTAETVRAADPEVVIAAWCGAGDRVPLEKIIRERGWREMRAARQGRVYCLRDEWLNTPAPTLVVGLRAVAHAIHPELFPPITGIRRIISEGSPSPARVL; from the coding sequence GTGCCGCAGTCCTTTTTTCCCACCCGAATCGTTTCGCTGCAGCCCAGTGCCACGGTGATCCTCAAGTGTCTCGGGCTGCTGGACCGGCTGGTGGCCTGCACCAAGTATTGCGCCGATGTTTGCCCGGAGGTGGACGACGGCCAGCGGATTCTCGTGCACGATTCCTGGACCGCGCAGGCACAGCAAATCCTCGCCGCCAAGCCCGATTTGGTGATTGCCTCTGTCCCTTACCAGGAAAAGGCTGTGGCCGAGATTCTGAGAGCGGGAGTCTCGTTCCTGGGATTGGCTCCACATAGCCTGAACGACATTTATGGTGACATTGCCAAAATTGCGGGCGTGCTGGGAGAACCTGGGCGCGCTGAAAGCGTAATCAAGCAAATGAAAGCAGACATCGCCGAAGTCGAGTCGCGTGCTCGCGGGTGCGAGCGGCCGCTGGTCTTCTGCGAGGAATGGGGAAAACCCATCATCCATTCGCAGGCTTGGGTGGCTGAGCTAGTTGGTGCGGCTGGAGGCGAATTCCTGGGCGAACCGGGAAAGCAGACGACCGCCGAAACGGTCCGCGCGGCCGATCCCGAGGTCGTAATTGCAGCCTGGTGCGGCGCCGGTGACAGGGTCCCGCTGGAGAAAATTATTCGCGAGCGCGGGTGGAGAGAAATGCGTGCCGCGCGCCAGGGGCGCGTCTACTGCTTGCGCGATGAGTGGCTGAACACTCCCGCACCGACGCTAGTGGTCGGATTACGCGCCGTGGCGCACGCGATTCACCCCGAGCTCTTTCCTCCAATCACCGGAATCCGGAGGATCATTTCGGAGGGATCACCTTCCCCTGCGCGTGTGCTCTAA
- a CDS encoding RNA-binding protein: MKNIYVGNLSFRTTEEEVRSLFEAYGQVDRVNVVRDRDTGQPRGFAFVEMSNDEEAEKAIAEINGRAVGGRALNVNEARPKTERPAGERGGRGGGRFGDRDRGGRGQRW, from the coding sequence GTGAAGAATATTTACGTGGGGAATCTGAGCTTCCGCACCACGGAAGAAGAAGTGCGCTCATTGTTTGAAGCCTACGGGCAGGTGGATCGGGTCAATGTGGTTCGCGACCGGGATACTGGCCAGCCGCGCGGCTTTGCGTTCGTCGAGATGTCCAACGACGAAGAGGCGGAAAAAGCAATCGCGGAGATCAACGGCCGGGCGGTTGGGGGTCGAGCGCTAAACGTCAACGAGGCGCGACCCAAAACTGAGCGTCCCGCCGGAGAACGTGGCGGGCGCGGTGGCGGACGCTTCGGCGACCGTGATCGCGGGGGCCGGGGCCAACGCTGGTAG
- a CDS encoding succinate dehydrogenase: MASTARSEVAAIAPGVAPLRAGQGIQFVLRRLHSLTGVFPIGAFLIEHYVSNAYATNGVHAYNKQVEFLTSVPFVWALEWLFIYIPILYHSLYGFYIWYRGDGNAGGDYPWLGNWMYTAQRWTGGIAFVYMVYHVWTMRFSGIHIMTNSAAAFTKVYDAFAASGLIVAFYFIGIIAASWHFAYGLWLFAAKWGFVTGDNGRRKFGYVCLVIGIGLVAMGVATMVAFLITSPHDVPRATEALLR; encoded by the coding sequence GTGGCTTCCACTGCCAGAAGCGAAGTGGCTGCAATTGCCCCCGGGGTGGCTCCTTTGCGGGCAGGTCAGGGCATACAGTTCGTGCTGCGCCGCTTGCACTCACTCACTGGAGTCTTTCCGATCGGCGCATTTCTGATCGAGCATTACGTCTCGAACGCCTATGCCACAAATGGGGTCCACGCTTATAACAAGCAGGTAGAGTTTCTGACCAGCGTGCCGTTCGTGTGGGCGCTGGAATGGCTTTTTATCTACATTCCGATTCTGTATCACTCGCTGTACGGGTTCTACATCTGGTATCGCGGCGACGGCAATGCAGGCGGGGATTATCCCTGGCTGGGCAACTGGATGTACACTGCGCAGCGCTGGACGGGCGGCATCGCATTCGTCTACATGGTCTACCACGTGTGGACGATGCGCTTCAGCGGCATACACATTATGACAAACTCAGCCGCTGCGTTCACCAAAGTCTATGACGCATTCGCTGCCAGCGGCTTGATCGTGGCGTTCTATTTCATCGGGATTATCGCCGCCTCCTGGCACTTCGCTTATGGCTTGTGGCTGTTTGCCGCGAAATGGGGATTCGTCACCGGAGACAATGGCCGGCGAAAATTCGGCTATGTCTGCCTGGTGATCGGCATTGGCTTGGTGGCAATGGGCGTGGCCACGATGGTGGCGTTTCTCATAACGTCCCCGCACGATGTGCCGCGGGCGACGGAAGCACTGCTGCGCTAA
- the rdgB gene encoding RdgB/HAM1 family non-canonical purine NTP pyrophosphatase, with the protein MVDMEQIYIASSNPGKLRDFSAAGRAHQVEIVPVPDFEDISAVAENADSFEGNARAKAEHYSRYCCGHLIVADDSGLEVDALNGAPGIYSARYASGPHHQSTDAENNARLIYELKDVPEGKRTARFVCALAVARNGETVETFSGEARGRILLGPRGSGGFGYDPLFLHPELQKTFAELTAEEKMEVSHRGQAFRYFLDWLRTQK; encoded by the coding sequence ATGGTCGATATGGAGCAGATCTACATCGCCAGCTCAAATCCCGGGAAGTTGCGGGATTTCTCGGCCGCCGGCCGCGCCCACCAGGTTGAGATCGTCCCCGTGCCGGATTTTGAGGACATTAGTGCCGTGGCTGAAAATGCGGATTCTTTTGAAGGCAACGCGCGTGCCAAGGCGGAGCACTACAGCCGGTACTGCTGCGGGCACCTGATCGTGGCTGACGATTCCGGCCTGGAAGTCGATGCTTTAAATGGCGCGCCCGGTATCTACTCCGCTCGATACGCCTCGGGTCCTCATCATCAATCCACTGATGCTGAGAACAACGCCCGTCTGATCTACGAACTGAAAGATGTACCGGAAGGAAAGCGCACCGCCCGCTTCGTTTGTGCGCTGGCAGTGGCGCGCAACGGCGAAACTGTCGAAACCTTCAGCGGTGAAGCTCGGGGGCGCATACTCCTCGGGCCGCGCGGCTCCGGGGGGTTCGGTTACGATCCTCTTTTTCTCCATCCAGAACTGCAAAAGACCTTCGCCGAGTTAACCGCGGAAGAAAAAATGGAGGTCAGCCATCGGGGCCAGGCGTTTCGGTATTTTCTGGATTGGCTGCGAACACAGAAGTGA
- a CDS encoding (deoxy)nucleoside triphosphate pyrophosphohydrolase, producing MKYVVAALILRDGKILICQRTKHQSMPLKWEFPGGKIETGEQPRDALRRELEEELGINAQIGDEVSRIRHVYDGGGAVELRFYLVHGYEGQLENRIFRDVRWVGPEELPHFEFLEADREFVADLASGKIP from the coding sequence ATGAAGTACGTGGTCGCAGCTTTAATCCTGCGCGACGGCAAGATTCTTATCTGCCAGCGCACCAAGCATCAGAGCATGCCTCTGAAATGGGAGTTCCCCGGCGGCAAGATCGAGACCGGAGAACAACCTCGCGATGCCCTGAGGCGGGAACTGGAGGAGGAACTGGGCATCAACGCGCAGATTGGCGATGAGGTGTCGCGCATCCGCCACGTCTATGACGGCGGCGGGGCGGTGGAGTTGCGCTTTTACCTGGTACACGGCTACGAGGGCCAACTGGAGAACCGCATTTTTCGAGACGTGCGCTGGGTTGGACCCGAGGAACTCCCGCACTTTGAATTCCTTGAGGCCGACCGGGAGTTCGTGGCGGACCTGGCGAGCGGGAAGATTCCGTAG
- a CDS encoding iron-sulfur cluster assembly scaffold protein, which yields MYSPQVLDHFQNPRFVGELSNPTVTVEIQNPACGDVLKLSLRVADGRIEEVRFRAMGCVPAIACGSKLAELLAGRTVADSRQISREELVEALGGLPPASTHASHLAMDALREALAKIGDIRFRE from the coding sequence ATGTATTCGCCCCAGGTGCTCGATCACTTTCAGAACCCACGATTCGTTGGGGAACTCTCCAACCCGACAGTCACCGTCGAGATTCAAAATCCCGCCTGCGGTGACGTTCTGAAGCTGTCGTTACGCGTGGCCGACGGCAGGATCGAAGAAGTGCGCTTCCGGGCCATGGGCTGCGTGCCCGCGATCGCCTGCGGATCCAAGCTGGCCGAACTCCTGGCGGGCAGAACAGTGGCCGACAGCCGCCAGATCAGCAGGGAAGAGCTGGTAGAGGCGCTCGGCGGTCTGCCCCCCGCTTCGACCCATGCCAGCCACCTGGCGATGGACGCCCTGCGTGAGGCATTGGCTAAGATCGGTGATATCCGATTTAGAGAATGA
- a CDS encoding GAF domain-containing protein, whose protein sequence is MPATKSEELNREIIAKEVETLATTAGSAEELMMRIVQLLNERMLKYNWVGFYMIDLQDPNYLELGPFVGAMTPHTRIPLNQGICGAAALTGTTIVVDDVNADSRYLACSLETKSEIVVPIFAKGKVVGELDIDSHFAAAFSEDDRHLVEHCAAVVGKFIERSA, encoded by the coding sequence ATGCCCGCTACCAAATCGGAAGAGCTGAATCGAGAGATCATCGCTAAAGAGGTTGAGACTCTGGCTACAACCGCCGGCTCGGCTGAGGAACTGATGATGCGCATTGTCCAGTTGTTGAACGAGCGCATGCTGAAGTACAACTGGGTGGGCTTCTACATGATCGACCTGCAAGATCCTAATTACCTGGAACTGGGCCCATTCGTGGGCGCCATGACCCCACACACCCGCATTCCTCTGAACCAGGGTATCTGCGGCGCTGCTGCCTTGACCGGCACAACCATCGTGGTGGATGACGTGAACGCCGATTCGCGCTACCTGGCTTGCTCGCTGGAAACCAAATCGGAGATTGTCGTGCCCATCTTCGCCAAAGGAAAAGTAGTCGGCGAACTTGATATCGACAGCCACTTTGCTGCCGCCTTTTCGGAAGACGATCGGCACCTGGTGGAGCACTGTGCCGCCGTGGTCGGCAAATTTATCGAACGATCGGCATGA